GTCTCCGACGACTCCTTCTCCCAGGACGTCTTGTCCAGCAACACCCCTGTGCTGGTTGACTTTTGGGCCACCTGGTGCGGTCCGTGCCGGATGGTCGCCCCCGTCCTCGAGGAGATCGCCACCGAGAAGGCCGGCGCGCTGACGGTGGCCAAGCTCGATGTCGACGCCAACCCGGCGACGGCCCGCGACTTCCAGGTGGTCTCGATCCCGACCCTGATCCTGTTCAAGGACGGGCAGCCGGTGAAGCGGATCGTGGGCGCCAAGGGCAAGGCGGCGCTGCTGCGGGAGATCGCCGACGTCGTCTGACCCAGGCGGACCAACTTCTTGCTCCTCCCCCGGTCTGAGGCTGGGGCGGCCTTATCGCCGCATGCCTGAGACGATTCCGTTACCGGCGGCCTCGCCTGCCGTTTTCCGGAATGCGGTGAGGTTCTGAGAGAATGCTCCCTAGCCTGTGTGCAATCGTCAGCCCTGGCGATACT
This is a stretch of genomic DNA from Mycobacterium sp. ELW1. It encodes these proteins:
- the trxA gene encoding thioredoxin: MSEGGATVTVSDDSFSQDVLSSNTPVLVDFWATWCGPCRMVAPVLEEIATEKAGALTVAKLDVDANPATARDFQVVSIPTLILFKDGQPVKRIVGAKGKAALLREIADVV